One stretch of Meriones unguiculatus strain TT.TT164.6M chromosome 7, Bangor_MerUng_6.1, whole genome shotgun sequence DNA includes these proteins:
- the LOC110547707 gene encoding LOW QUALITY PROTEIN: E3 ubiquitin/ISG15 ligase TRIM25-like (The sequence of the model RefSeq protein was modified relative to this genomic sequence to represent the inferred CDS: substituted 1 base at 1 genomic stop codon) — protein MKXQPQEKVRRQQSLSPRAAKHLALGNMKKVSRSSQDQLPPPLSSQSSRTQMQSSSSSSSQLEDQVLCPICLEVFHNPVTTACGHNFCMTCLQSFWDHQVAIGETYHCPQCKKDFPSRPHLCKNVILGEMVACFTQAKGQASGPLWNNRAGPTDVPCDFCSPQKLKAIKSCLQCMASLCEKHLRSHFEDKLFQDHQLLDPVWDLKNRLCRKHRKLRHLYCRTEGSCVCTACLLEEHKNHDTTPLEDERSRKEEEVRKIQANVENQMLIIASDNQKHQGRMSFLSKLIQTIRDEVNTCFSDILHEIKQLQIKVLDFVEKEEEAALQKLGSSIQQSHNRLLKLEGDSIWLHSLLTNRSDEQFLQEFPRLKHFPDCVEPLMGTNCEEAQSFLQLPETLAQLRTRLMDIGLSFINQLLLKGIKMNSYEVLPPIVDRKTLLQYYCNLNFDSDTASEDLFLFKETHSVLNLGILLEPSTTITNTPLPGFKQWPQVLCCPGLSEGCHYWETEVSNSWMCLGVTYRRSPPLTGSRPRRNIVYLLGRNSYSWCLEWDSIKFSVWHNNTQTVLHGSYQHTLGVALDFGAGCLSFYGVAGGMSLLYRFLTSFLEPLYPAVMVSSGASLTLKQYPEA, from the exons ATGAAATAGCAGCCACAGGAAAAGGTGAGAAGGCAGCAATCATTATCACCCAG GGCAGCAAAACATCTGGCTCTTGGTAACATGAAGAAGGTTTCAC gATCATCCCAGGACCAACTCCCCCCAccactctcttcccagtcctccaGAACCCAAAtgcagagcagcagcagcagcagcagccagttggAAGACCAAGTCCTCTGTCCCATTTGCCTGGAGGTGTTCCACAACCCAGTCACCACAGCCTGTGGCCATAACTTCTGCATGACTTGCCTTCAGAGTTTCTGGGACCACCAGGTTGCCATTGGGGAGACTTACCACTGTCCCCAGTGCAAAAAGGACTTCCCCAGCAGGCCCCACCTCTGCAAGAATGTCATCCTTGGAGAGATGGTAGCTTGCTTCACCCAGGCCAAGGGCCAGGCCTCAGGGCCCTTGTGGAACAACAGGGCTGGCCCCACAGATGTGCCCTGTGACTTCTGCTCCCCACAGAAGCTGAAGGCGATCAAGTCCTGCCTGCAGTGCATGGCTTCCTTATGCGAGAAGCACCTGCGCAGCCACTTTGAGGACAAGCtgttccaggaccaccagctgtTGGACCCCGTGTGGGACCTCAAGAACCGCCTGTGCCGCAAGCACCGCAAGCTGCGGCATCTGTACTGCCGCACGGAGGGCAGCTGTGTGTGCACGGCCTGCCTGCTCGAGGAGCACAAGAACCATGACACCACCCCTCTGGAGGATGAACGGTCACGCAAGGAG GAAGAAGTTCGGAAGATTCAGGCCAACGTGGAGAACCAGATGCTGATCATCGCCTCGGACAACCAGAAGCACCAGGGACGAATGAGCTTTCTCTCG AAACTGATTCAGACAATTCGAGATGAGGTGAACACCTGCTTCTCAGACATCCTCCATGAGATTAAACAGCTGCAGATAAAGGTCTTGGattttgtggagaaagaggaggaggctgCCCTGCAAAAGCTGGGCAGCTCTATCCAGCAAAGCCACAACCGGCTCCTGAAGTTGGAGGGGGACAGCATCTGGCTTCACAGTCTGCTCACCAACCGGAGTGATGAGCAGTTCCTACAG GAGTTTCCCCGACTGAAGCACTTCCCTGACTGCGTGGAACCCTTGATGGGCACCAACTGTGAGGAGGCGCAGAGCTTCCTTCAGCTGCCGGAAACTCTGGCCCAGCTCCGCACCAGGCTAATGGACATAGGCCTCAGCTTCATCAACCAGCTGCTCTTGAAGG GCATCAAGATGAACTCCTATGAGGTGCTGCCCCCAATTGTGGACAGGAAGACGCTACTGCAGT ATTACTGCAACCTGAACTTCGACTCCGACACGGCCAGCGAAGATCTGTTCCTGTTCAAGGAAACACACTCCGTGTTGAACTTGGGCATTCTTCTGGAGCCGTCGACCACAATCACCAACACCCCCTTACCGGGCTTCAAGCAGTGGCCCCAGGTGCTGTGCTGCCCCGGCCTGTCGGAAGGCTGTCACTACTGGGAGACTGAGGTGTCCAACTCGTGGATGTGCCTGGGAGTCACGTACCGTCGCAGCCCCCCGCTGACCGGCAGCCGCCCGCGGCGCAACATCGTCTACCTGCTGGGCCGCAACTCCTACTCGTGGTGTCTGGAGTGGGACTCGATCAAGTTCTCCGTGTGGCACAACAACACGCAGACGGTGCTGCACGGCTCCTATCAACACACGCTCGGCGTGGCGCTGGACTTCGGCGCCGGCTGCCTGTCCTTCTACGGCGTGGCGGGCGGCATGAGCCTCCTGTACCGCTTCCTCACTTCCTTCCTGGAACCTCTCTACCCCGCGGTCATGGTTAGCAGCGGAGCCTCGCTCACACTCAAGCAGTACCCCGAGGCATAG